CGAAATCGCAGACGCTGGTGCCGTTCTCGACGCTGGCGGGATGTTTGATTGCACCTGTTTTGGCGAGCAACGCGTCAGCTAAGGTCGTCTTTCCTGCTGACCCGTGCCCACAAAATGCAATGTTGCGGATGTCCTCGACCTTGTGCTGAGCCATGAAACCATCCTTTGGGCTTGATGCGTAGTAACGTGGACTGCCGCGCGGCAAGTGCGCGAGGCCACGGGAACAACACCAAAAACGCTAGTTGTCGGTACTCCTCCTTTCGGCAGCAGACAGCGCCTCGCGCACGGTGAACTTGGCGTCGTATAAAGCGCGGCCAATCACACAGCCTGCCAGGCGCAGGGCCGCCAGCCGGCACACATCATCGACGGTATGCACGCCCCCGGAAGCAACGACCGGCAGACTGGTGGCGTCGCGCATCTCGGCCATGGCGGACAGATTTGGTCCGCACAACATGCCGTCGGCCGCGATATCTGTGTAGATGATCGCAGCGACGGGCTCGGACGTGAATTGCCTCGCCAGATCCGTGGCCGGCACGCTGCTGGTCGCGAGCCAGCCGTCGGTGGCAACGTTTCCATCCCGGGCATCGATTCCCAACACCAGCCGGCCGGGAAACTCTCGACACAAAGCACGGAACCATTCGGGCTCGCGCAGCGCGCGTGTGCCGATCACCAATCGCGACAAGCCGGCCTGGAGCAACGTGCGAATCGTGGCTTCGTCGCGGATGCCGCCACCTAGCTCGCACGGCACATCCACCGCGGCAAGTATTGCCTGCACGCTTGGCAAGTTCGTGGGTCGGCCATCGCGCGCGCCGTCCAAATCGACGAGATGCAGATACTGAGCGCCTTCGGCGACCCAATGCCGCGCCATGGCAACGGGATCGTCGCCGAAAACGGTCTCACGGTTGTAATCGCCTTGTTGTAGGCGGACACATTTGCCGCCGCGCAAGTCGATCGCCGGCCAGATTTGCATACCGCGTGCATCCCCGCGCGCAACCAAGACAAAGGACAAAGTTCAAATATCGCACACAAAAATTCGACTAGCAAGAGTTGCCGCGTACGAGAAGCACGTCAAAACCTGGCGCGCAGGGCAACGCCTACCCTGACAAGTATACGCCGCAGAGTCGGCCCGAGTGTGCCGCGTACGAGGGCCCCCGATGAAGGCGGCCAACAAGGGCCGCCGCGGCAGCCTAATTCTGGTTCACGCCGTCGCCGCCGCGCTCTTCCTTGTTCAACAGGCGGCGCAGATAGCGGGCCCGCTCGATATTGCGGTCGGCCGTGTCCAACTCGCCCCCGGTGATCTTCTGCAGGTGGGCGGGCTGCGTGTAAATGAAGAGCTTGTTGACCGTGGGGATTTCCAGATCGTGGATCAGCCCTAGGTTGACCCCCATGCGCACGCTCGACAGCAAGTGCATTGTTTCTTCCGAGCTGATGGTTTGCGCCGTACGCAAAATCCCATAGGCCCGACTTACCCGATCGTGCAGATTTTCATGGCTTTCACGAACCAAAAACTCGCGCGCCTTGCGCTCGTAGTCGATAATCGTGGGGATTACGTCGCCGACCTGCTTGACGAGGTCTGCTTCGCTCCGCCCCAGCGTGATCTGGTTGCTGATCTGGTAGAAGTCTCCCATGGCCTGGGATCCTTCGCCGTATAGACCACGCACGGCCAGGCTGATTTTTTGCAACGACCGGAAAAGTTTGTCGATCTGTCGCGTGATAACCAGCGCCGGCAGGTGCAGCATCACGCTGACGCGCATGCCGGTGCCAACATTCGTAGGGCAGGCCGTCAGATATCCCAGATGCTCGTTGAAAGCATAGGTGATTTGCTTTTCGACCAGGTCGTCGACGCGATTAATCGTCTCCCAGGCGTTCTGCAGGTTCAGCCCGCTCTGGATTACCTGGATTCGCAGGTGATCTTCCTCGTTGATCATCAGGCTGATTTGCTCGTTCTCGGCAATCACCACGCCGCGCGGTCCATCCCCTTCGGAATGCTCGCGGCTGATCAACTGCCGCTCGACGAGAAACTGCCGATCCAAGGCGACCAACTTGTTGACGTCGACGAACGACAACGGCCCCAAATCGCCGATAGCCACGATCCGCTCGCGGAGCACGCGCTCGATCTCGGTGCGGTCGCCAGGATTGGCGCGGCTGATGAACGGAAAGTCGGCCAGATTGCGCGCCAGCCGGATACGACTGCTCATGACGATATC
This genomic window from Pirellulales bacterium contains:
- the hisA gene encoding 1-(5-phosphoribosyl)-5-[(5-phosphoribosylamino)methylideneamino]imidazole-4-carboxamide isomerase encodes the protein MQIWPAIDLRGGKCVRLQQGDYNRETVFGDDPVAMARHWVAEGAQYLHLVDLDGARDGRPTNLPSVQAILAAVDVPCELGGGIRDEATIRTLLQAGLSRLVIGTRALREPEWFRALCREFPGRLVLGIDARDGNVATDGWLATSSVPATDLARQFTSEPVAAIIYTDIAADGMLCGPNLSAMAEMRDATSLPVVASGGVHTVDDVCRLAALRLAGCVIGRALYDAKFTVREALSAAERRSTDN
- a CDS encoding protein arginine kinase; this encodes MNVDFTSLARTSGEWLRGAGPEADIVMSSRIRLARNLADFPFISRANPGDRTEIERVLRERIVAIGDLGPLSFVDVNKLVALDRQFLVERQLISREHSEGDGPRGVVIAENEQISLMINEEDHLRIQVIQSGLNLQNAWETINRVDDLVEKQITYAFNEHLGYLTACPTNVGTGMRVSVMLHLPALVITRQIDKLFRSLQKISLAVRGLYGEGSQAMGDFYQISNQITLGRSEADLVKQVGDVIPTIIDYERKAREFLVRESHENLHDRVSRAYGILRTAQTISSEETMHLLSSVRMGVNLGLIHDLEIPTVNKLFIYTQPAHLQKITGGELDTADRNIERARYLRRLLNKEERGGDGVNQN